The Bacillus vallismortis genome window below encodes:
- the mce gene encoding methylmalonyl-CoA epimerase yields MNRLDHIGIAVFSIEEARSFYEEVLGLAFLHQETVEEQKVNVAFFQAGSVKLELIEPLTSDSPVRFFLEKKGQGLHHVAFLCTGLSEQLQVLSDRQVQLIDRYPRQGANGKWIAFLSPRETNGVLVELCEPKGETNEHE; encoded by the coding sequence ATGAACAGGCTTGACCATATCGGGATAGCCGTTTTTTCGATAGAAGAAGCGAGGAGCTTTTATGAAGAAGTATTGGGGCTTGCGTTTCTTCATCAAGAAACGGTTGAAGAGCAAAAGGTGAATGTTGCTTTTTTTCAAGCGGGCAGCGTCAAGCTGGAGCTGATTGAACCGCTGACATCTGACAGCCCCGTCCGTTTCTTTTTGGAGAAGAAAGGGCAGGGGCTGCATCATGTTGCGTTTTTGTGCACCGGTTTATCTGAACAGCTTCAAGTATTGTCTGACCGGCAAGTTCAATTGATCGACAGGTATCCAAGACAGGGAGCAAACGGGAAATGGATCGCTTTTCTTTCACCGCGGGAAACAAACGGCGTTCTTGTAGAGCTTTGCGAGCCGAAAGGAGAAACCAATGAACATGAATGA
- the prli42 gene encoding stressosome-associated protein Prli42: MSQKLMKSVLIVILGVFILSTVLSGIVMFL, from the coding sequence ATGTCTCAGAAACTGATGAAAAGCGTTTTGATCGTGATTTTGGGAGTTTTTATTCTTTCAACTGTACTCTCAGGAATCGTCATGTTCTTATAA
- a CDS encoding L,D-transpeptidase — translation MRFFLCSIFIMMMSPIWPLGDNPLPGDPYVIVNKRTNELAVILDNKVEGVYSVATGKTDDLTPEGEFSITVKAANPYYRKKNIEGGSPDNPLGARWLGFDAKGTDGRIYGIHGTNRDESVGKFVSNGCIRMHNDEVVHLFQTIPVGTRVLITDDSRSFEEIAIEHKALIKKQDVPIQ, via the coding sequence ATGCGTTTTTTCTTATGTTCGATTTTTATCATGATGATGTCACCGATTTGGCCGCTCGGCGACAATCCGCTGCCGGGTGATCCGTATGTCATTGTCAACAAGAGAACAAACGAACTCGCTGTCATCCTCGACAACAAAGTAGAAGGCGTGTACAGCGTGGCGACCGGAAAAACAGACGATTTAACGCCTGAAGGAGAATTTTCGATAACAGTAAAAGCGGCGAATCCTTACTACAGAAAGAAAAATATTGAAGGGGGATCTCCTGACAATCCGCTTGGAGCAAGATGGCTCGGATTTGACGCGAAAGGGACAGACGGGCGGATTTACGGAATTCATGGGACAAACCGGGATGAATCCGTAGGGAAATTTGTGTCTAACGGCTGTATACGTATGCATAATGATGAAGTCGTTCATTTGTTTCAAACGATTCCGGTGGGTACGAGAGTGTTGATAACGGACGACTCCCGCTCTTTTGAAGAGATTGCCATTGAACATAAAGCTCTGATAAAAAAGCAGGATGTTCCCATTCAATAA
- a CDS encoding aromatic acid exporter family protein — translation MFKIGYRTIKTAFGTALAIYLSQLLHLQNFASAGIITILCIQITQKRSLQASWARFAACCLAILFSYLFFELIGYHPFVIGALLLIFIPITVLLKINEGIVTSSVIILHLYMSGGITLAFIWNEVQLITVGIGVALLMNLYMPSLDRKLIAYRKKIEDNFAVIFAEIERYLLTGEQDWTGKEIPETHQLITEAKNLAYRDVQNHILRYENLHYHYFKMREKQFEIIERLLPKVTSISITVDQGKMIAAFIHDLREAIHPGNTAHKFLKRLADMRKEFEEMPLPATREEFEARAALFHLLGEMEQYLVIKSYFKGIKAQKSLA, via the coding sequence ATGTTTAAAATTGGTTACCGCACAATAAAGACAGCGTTTGGAACAGCTTTGGCTATTTATTTAAGCCAGCTATTGCATTTGCAAAACTTCGCATCAGCAGGAATCATCACCATTTTGTGCATTCAAATCACACAAAAACGGTCGCTTCAGGCATCGTGGGCCCGCTTTGCGGCATGCTGTTTGGCAATTCTTTTTTCTTATCTCTTTTTCGAGCTGATTGGCTATCACCCGTTTGTTATCGGAGCGCTCCTTTTGATATTCATCCCGATAACGGTCCTGTTAAAAATTAATGAGGGAATCGTCACAAGTTCCGTTATTATTCTTCATCTGTATATGTCGGGCGGCATAACGCTTGCTTTCATTTGGAATGAAGTTCAATTGATTACGGTTGGTATCGGCGTCGCTCTTTTGATGAACTTGTATATGCCGAGCCTTGACCGAAAGCTGATTGCCTATCGCAAAAAGATAGAGGATAACTTTGCCGTCATTTTCGCAGAAATAGAGCGGTATTTGTTAACTGGTGAGCAAGATTGGACTGGAAAAGAAATTCCGGAAACACATCAGCTCATCACGGAAGCTAAAAATCTGGCATACCGAGATGTGCAAAACCACATTCTGCGCTACGAAAATTTGCATTATCATTATTTTAAAATGAGAGAAAAGCAATTTGAAATTATCGAACGCCTTCTCCCTAAAGTGACTTCTATCTCCATTACGGTAGATCAGGGAAAAATGATCGCAGCATTTATTCACGATTTACGGGAAGCGATACACCCGGGAAATACGGCGCACAAATTTCTGAAAAGGCTTGCCGATATGAGAAAAGAATTTGAGGAGATGCCGCTTCCGGCGACAAGAGAGGAATTTGAAGCGAGAGCCGCTCTCTTCCATCTTCTCGGGGAAATGGAACAATATTTAGTGATTAAAAGTTATTTTAAAGGAATAAAAGCGCAAAAATCACTCGCATGA
- the artR gene encoding arginine ABC transporter ATP-binding protein ArtR produces the protein MIKVEQLSKSFGKHEVLKDISTTISEGEVVAVIGPSGSGKSTFLRCLNLLEKPNGGTITIKDKEITKPKTNTLKVRENIGMVFQHFHLFPHKTVLENIMYAPVNVKKESKQAAQEKAEELLRKVGLFEKRNDYPNRLSGGQKQRVAIARALAMNPDIMLFDEPTSALDPEMVKEVLQVMKELVETGMTMVIVTHEMGFAKEVADRVLFMDQGMIVEDGNPKEFFLSPKSKRAQDFLEKIL, from the coding sequence ATGATTAAGGTTGAACAGCTGTCAAAATCATTTGGGAAACATGAAGTACTAAAAGACATTTCAACAACAATCTCTGAAGGTGAGGTTGTTGCCGTGATCGGCCCTTCAGGCTCAGGCAAATCAACGTTCCTTCGCTGTTTAAACCTGTTGGAAAAACCCAACGGCGGCACCATTACAATCAAAGACAAAGAGATCACGAAGCCGAAAACCAACACATTAAAGGTCCGGGAAAACATCGGGATGGTTTTTCAGCATTTTCATCTCTTTCCGCACAAAACAGTTCTCGAAAATATTATGTACGCGCCTGTCAATGTCAAAAAAGAATCAAAACAGGCTGCGCAGGAAAAAGCCGAAGAGCTGCTCCGTAAAGTCGGTTTGTTTGAAAAGCGAAATGACTATCCAAACCGCTTATCAGGCGGGCAAAAACAGCGTGTCGCCATCGCCCGGGCTCTTGCGATGAATCCGGACATCATGCTGTTTGACGAACCGACCTCTGCACTTGATCCGGAGATGGTCAAAGAAGTGCTCCAGGTGATGAAAGAGCTGGTTGAAACCGGTATGACCATGGTGATTGTCACGCATGAAATGGGCTTCGCAAAAGAAGTGGCAGACCGCGTGCTGTTTATGGATCAGGGAATGATTGTCGAGGACGGCAATCCGAAAGAATTTTTTCTATCGCCAAAATCCAAAAGAGCGCAGGACTTTTTAGAAAAAATATTATAG
- the artQ gene encoding arginine ABC transporter permease ArtQ, translating to MNLDFSATIPQIPFILEGLAITLKIVVVSAIIGLILGIVLSLCKISTFRPLVWIADFYTSVFRGTPLVLQLMIVYFGLPQLLGFQIDQFWAAVVALSLNSAAYVSEIIRAGINAIDKGQREAAVALGVPYGKMMKDLLLPQAFKNISPAILNELITLTKESAIVTVIGLGDVMRRAYQAGAATYNYLEPLIIAGLIYYVLVLILTFIGKAVERKLKSND from the coding sequence ATGAATTTGGATTTTTCAGCAACGATCCCCCAAATTCCTTTTATATTAGAAGGTTTGGCAATTACTTTGAAAATTGTCGTTGTATCAGCCATTATCGGACTTATACTCGGTATTGTGCTAAGCTTATGCAAGATCAGCACGTTCCGCCCGCTTGTCTGGATCGCTGATTTTTACACATCAGTGTTCCGCGGCACGCCTTTAGTGCTGCAGCTTATGATTGTCTATTTCGGGCTTCCTCAGTTGCTCGGATTTCAAATTGACCAGTTTTGGGCAGCAGTTGTCGCATTGTCATTGAATTCCGCCGCTTATGTATCGGAAATTATCAGAGCCGGAATCAACGCCATTGATAAAGGCCAAAGAGAAGCGGCTGTCGCACTGGGGGTTCCGTACGGCAAAATGATGAAGGATCTCCTGTTGCCGCAGGCTTTTAAAAATATATCACCTGCAATTTTGAATGAATTAATTACATTAACAAAAGAATCGGCGATCGTCACTGTTATCGGGCTTGGTGATGTTATGAGACGCGCATATCAAGCTGGCGCCGCCACGTACAATTACCTTGAGCCGCTCATTATCGCCGGATTGATTTATTATGTGCTTGTCCTGATTCTAACGTTTATCGGCAAGGCTGTAGAAAGGAAGCTGAAATCCAATGATTAA
- the artP gene encoding arginine ABC transporter substrate-binding protein ArtP: MKKWLLLLVAACITLALSACGSSNSGSEGGKKKLIMGTSADYKPFEYKEGDQIVGFDVDLAKALAKKTGYEIEVQDMDFNSLITALKSKQVDLVLSGMTPTPDRKKQVDFSDVYYTANHMIVSKKDSGIQSLKDLKGKTVGVQLGSIQEEKGKELSPEYGFKTEDRNRISDLVQEIKSDRFEAAIIEDMVAEGYFESNDDLQGFVIPDAKAEEAGSAIAFRKDSELTDKFNKALKEMEDNGELENLKKKWFTGEK; the protein is encoded by the coding sequence ATGAAAAAATGGCTCTTATTACTTGTAGCTGCCTGCATCACTTTAGCACTATCCGCTTGCGGCTCAAGCAATTCAGGTTCAGAAGGCGGCAAGAAAAAATTAATTATGGGAACTTCGGCGGATTACAAACCGTTTGAATATAAAGAAGGCGATCAAATTGTCGGCTTTGATGTAGATTTGGCAAAAGCGCTGGCGAAGAAGACGGGCTACGAAATTGAAGTGCAGGATATGGATTTCAACAGCTTAATCACAGCGCTGAAATCAAAACAGGTGGATCTGGTTCTGTCAGGAATGACTCCGACGCCTGATCGTAAAAAACAAGTTGATTTTTCCGATGTGTACTATACAGCGAACCATATGATTGTCAGCAAAAAAGACAGCGGCATTCAATCTCTGAAAGACCTGAAAGGAAAGACAGTCGGCGTTCAGCTTGGCTCTATTCAGGAAGAGAAGGGGAAAGAGCTTTCTCCGGAATATGGTTTTAAAACAGAAGACCGCAACAGAATTTCTGATTTGGTGCAGGAAATCAAATCAGATCGCTTTGAAGCCGCGATTATCGAAGACATGGTAGCAGAAGGGTATTTCGAGTCAAACGACGACCTGCAAGGCTTCGTGATTCCTGATGCCAAAGCGGAGGAAGCCGGTTCAGCGATTGCTTTCAGAAAGGACAGTGAACTGACAGACAAATTCAATAAAGCGCTCAAGGAAATGGAAGATAACGGAGAGCTTGAGAATTTGAAGAAAAAATGGTTCACTGGCGAGAAGTAA
- the brxB gene encoding bacilliredoxin BrxB has translation MNMDFNLFMNDIVRQARQEITAAGYTELKTAEEVDETLAKKGTTLVMVNSVCGCAGGIARPAAYHSVHYDKRPDHLVTVFAGQDKEATARARDYFEGYPPSSPSFAILKDGKIMKMVERHEIEGHEPMAVVAKLQEAFEEYCEEV, from the coding sequence TTGAACATGGACTTTAATTTATTTATGAATGATATTGTCCGCCAAGCGAGACAAGAAATAACAGCTGCCGGATACACTGAGCTGAAAACAGCTGAAGAGGTGGATGAGACACTTGCGAAAAAAGGAACGACGTTAGTCATGGTAAACTCTGTTTGCGGATGTGCCGGAGGAATTGCAAGACCGGCCGCATACCATTCCGTTCACTATGATAAAAGACCTGATCACCTCGTCACCGTCTTTGCCGGACAGGATAAAGAAGCGACAGCGCGAGCGCGTGACTATTTTGAAGGATATCCGCCATCTTCCCCATCCTTTGCGATTTTGAAAGACGGAAAAATCATGAAAATGGTCGAGCGCCATGAAATTGAAGGCCATGAGCCGATGGCAGTTGTGGCAAAGCTGCAAGAAGCCTTTGAAGAATATTGTGAAGAAGTATAA
- a CDS encoding YegS/Rv2252/BmrU family lipid kinase: MSHRKALLIYNGNAGNKHIEKALGAVVPVLSQHLDEVIIRQTKNKDDAFHFCQSIDGSVDTVFILGGDGTVHQCINGISALERKPAVGILPGGTCNDFSRVLGIPQNLAKAAEALLSGTKTSVDVCQMNEHYFLNFWGIGLITETSNQINETAKALFGKISYFTSALKTVSAAESFPMTLRIDGKEMKEDAVMLLVMNGQYIGTNRIPLPNASIEDGLLDILICRSTNLSALRELMSMEQGTIDRFTGELSYIQAARIEIETDTAQKADTDGEIYTHTPAVIQVLPQHIEMLVPCSE; encoded by the coding sequence ATGAGCCATCGGAAAGCATTACTGATTTATAACGGAAATGCCGGCAACAAACATATAGAAAAAGCATTAGGAGCTGTGGTGCCGGTCTTATCACAACATTTAGATGAGGTGATCATTAGACAAACAAAGAATAAGGATGATGCGTTTCATTTTTGCCAATCCATTGATGGTTCTGTCGACACCGTCTTTATTCTCGGCGGCGACGGCACAGTCCATCAATGCATTAACGGCATCAGCGCTTTAGAAAGAAAACCCGCTGTCGGAATTTTGCCCGGCGGCACGTGCAATGACTTTTCAAGAGTGCTGGGCATCCCTCAAAATCTCGCAAAAGCGGCGGAAGCACTTCTGTCAGGAACAAAAACGAGCGTAGATGTATGTCAAATGAACGAGCATTATTTTTTAAATTTCTGGGGAATCGGCCTGATTACAGAAACGTCGAATCAAATCAACGAAACGGCCAAAGCATTATTTGGAAAAATCAGCTATTTTACAAGTGCATTAAAAACCGTCTCAGCTGCTGAATCGTTCCCGATGACGTTAAGAATTGATGGAAAAGAAATGAAAGAAGACGCCGTTATGCTGCTTGTGATGAACGGACAATACATTGGAACGAACCGAATTCCCCTGCCGAATGCCAGTATAGAAGACGGCTTACTCGATATCCTCATTTGCCGCAGCACCAATCTCTCCGCATTGCGGGAGCTGATGAGCATGGAACAGGGCACAATTGACCGGTTTACCGGAGAGCTGTCCTATATCCAAGCCGCCCGGATCGAAATTGAAACAGACACCGCCCAAAAGGCGGATACAGATGGAGAAATCTATACTCATACACCCGCTGTGATTCAAGTCCTGCCGCAGCACATTGAAATGCTTGTCCCGTGCAGTGAATAA